From Bradyrhizobium sp. NDS-1, the proteins below share one genomic window:
- a CDS encoding serine/threonine protein kinase — MSLPKDDAAQLSARWTDGVLLKRDVFSTVERGRFRAETGEVDAVLRRLDEVPWWSFLLARHLFAREKHALALAKGLNVGPELLWAGRRALVRGFVDGAALHLAKPHGDLAYFRSAKVALRRLRRAGICHNDLAKEQNWLVGRDGRAYVTDFQLAACFAQRGRLYRILAYEDLRHLLKHKRSYAPEALTPRERKILAKKSFAASLWLATGKKVYRAITRGLFNFTDREGGGRRLVNDAPVLTELIRKNPAVRDTAIVAFADRRSGVGLYAFVEADQATLEGQLRTELTAAKGPKPPEHIQVVHALPRDSSGKPRTEILQLVAMNQLDLIEPMMKSDQDRAFLKDILEQRKNLRDRFNFEADLPTS; from the coding sequence ATGAGCCTCCCCAAAGACGACGCCGCACAGCTCTCGGCGCGCTGGACCGACGGCGTGCTGCTCAAGCGCGACGTGTTCTCGACGGTCGAGCGCGGCCGCTTTCGTGCCGAGACCGGCGAGGTCGACGCGGTGCTGCGCCGGCTGGACGAAGTGCCGTGGTGGTCGTTCCTGCTGGCGCGCCATCTGTTCGCCCGCGAGAAGCATGCGCTCGCGCTCGCCAAAGGCCTCAACGTCGGTCCCGAGCTGCTCTGGGCCGGTCGCCGGGCGCTGGTGCGCGGCTTCGTCGACGGCGCCGCGTTGCATCTGGCAAAGCCGCACGGTGACCTCGCCTATTTCCGTTCGGCCAAGGTGGCGCTGCGCCGGCTGCGCCGCGCCGGCATCTGCCACAACGATCTTGCCAAGGAGCAGAACTGGCTGGTCGGCCGCGACGGCCGCGCCTATGTGACCGACTTCCAGCTCGCGGCGTGCTTTGCGCAGCGCGGCCGGCTCTATCGCATCCTCGCCTATGAAGACCTTCGGCACCTGCTCAAGCACAAGCGCTCCTACGCGCCCGAGGCGTTGACTCCGCGTGAGCGAAAAATCCTCGCGAAGAAGTCGTTCGCGGCAAGCCTGTGGCTCGCCACCGGCAAGAAGGTCTACCGCGCCATCACCCGCGGCCTGTTCAACTTCACCGACCGCGAGGGCGGCGGCCGCAGGCTGGTCAACGATGCGCCGGTGCTGACCGAGTTGATCCGCAAGAACCCGGCCGTTCGCGACACCGCTATCGTCGCTTTTGCCGACCGCCGCTCCGGCGTCGGGCTCTATGCCTTCGTCGAGGCAGATCAAGCCACGCTCGAAGGCCAGTTGCGGACCGAGCTCACGGCAGCGAAGGGGCCGAAGCCGCCGGAACACATCCAGGTCGTGCACGCGCTGCCGCGCGATAGCAGCGGCAAGCCGCGGACCGAGATCCTGCAACTGGTCGCCATGAACCAGCTCGACCTGATCGAGCCCATGATGAAGAGCGACCAGGATCGCGCCTTCCTCAAGGACATCCTGGAACAAAGAAAAAACCTGCGCGACCGCTTCAACTTCGAAGCGGACCTGCCCACGAGCTGA
- the trmFO gene encoding methylenetetrahydrofolate--tRNA-(uracil(54)-C(5))-methyltransferase (FADH(2)-oxidizing) TrmFO: MTGPLSNIVHVIGAGLAGSEAAWQVAKAGVPVVLHEMRPTRMTEAHRTDGLAELVCSNSFRSDDAANNAVGLLHAEMRRLDSLVMRAADANQVPAGGALAVDRDGFSAAVTKALNDHPLIEIARGEVAGLPPAEWNNVIVATGPLTSAPLADAIRELTDENALAFFDAIAPIVHRESIDMSVAWFQSRYDKVGPGGTGADYINCPMTKEQYDGFVAALIAGEKTEFKEWETNTPYFDGCLPIEVMAERGPETLRHGPMKPVGLTNPHDPTTKAYAIVQLRQDNKLGTLYNIVGFQTKLKYGEQQRIFRTIPGLEKAEFARLGGLHRNTFLNSPKLLDSQLRLRAQPRLRFAGQMTGCEGYVESASVGLIAGLYAAADARGETLVSPPNTTALGSLLGHITGGHIETVEPGTRSFQPMNINFGLFPPLATAPTRKPDGTRLRGNEKTVAKKQAMSALALADLDRWIADHLRMAAAA; encoded by the coding sequence ATGACAGGACCCCTATCCAACATTGTGCACGTGATCGGCGCAGGCCTTGCCGGCTCGGAGGCAGCCTGGCAGGTCGCGAAAGCCGGCGTGCCCGTGGTGCTGCACGAGATGCGGCCGACCCGCATGACCGAGGCGCACCGCACCGACGGGCTCGCCGAGCTCGTCTGCTCCAATTCATTCCGCTCGGACGATGCCGCCAACAACGCCGTGGGCCTGTTGCATGCGGAGATGCGCCGGCTCGATTCGCTGGTCATGCGCGCAGCCGACGCCAACCAGGTGCCCGCCGGCGGCGCCCTCGCGGTCGATCGCGATGGCTTCTCAGCGGCCGTCACCAAGGCGCTGAACGACCACCCCCTGATCGAGATCGCACGCGGCGAGGTCGCAGGCCTGCCACCGGCCGAGTGGAACAACGTCATCGTCGCCACCGGCCCCCTCACCTCCGCCCCGCTGGCTGATGCCATCCGAGAGCTGACCGACGAGAACGCCCTCGCCTTCTTCGACGCGATCGCACCGATCGTGCACCGCGAATCCATCGACATGTCGGTGGCCTGGTTCCAGTCACGCTACGACAAGGTCGGCCCCGGCGGCACCGGCGCCGACTACATCAACTGCCCGATGACCAAGGAGCAGTATGACGGCTTCGTCGCCGCGCTGATCGCTGGTGAGAAGACCGAGTTCAAGGAATGGGAGACCAACACGCCCTATTTCGACGGCTGCCTGCCGATCGAAGTGATGGCGGAGCGTGGCCCGGAGACGTTGCGCCACGGCCCGATGAAGCCGGTCGGCCTCACCAATCCCCACGATCCCACCACGAAGGCCTATGCCATTGTGCAGCTACGTCAGGACAACAAGCTCGGCACGCTCTACAACATCGTCGGCTTCCAGACGAAATTGAAGTACGGCGAGCAGCAGCGCATCTTCCGCACCATTCCCGGTCTGGAGAAGGCCGAGTTCGCCCGCCTCGGTGGCCTGCACCGCAACACCTTCCTGAACTCGCCAAAGCTGCTCGACAGTCAGTTGCGCCTGCGCGCGCAGCCACGGCTGCGCTTTGCCGGCCAGATGACGGGCTGCGAGGGCTATGTGGAGTCTGCCAGCGTCGGTCTGATCGCCGGTCTCTATGCGGCGGCCGACGCGCGCGGCGAAACCCTGGTGAGCCCACCGAACACGACTGCGCTCGGATCTCTGCTTGGCCACATCACCGGCGGCCATATCGAGACCGTCGAGCCGGGGACACGGTCGTTCCAGCCGATGAACATCAATTTCGGCCTGTTTCCGCCACTTGCGACCGCACCGACCAGGAAGCCCGACGGCACGCGTCTGCGCGGCAACGAGAAGACGGTGGCCAAGAAGCAGGCGATGAGCGCACTCGCGCTCGCCGACCTCGATCGCTGGATCGCCGATCATCTGCGCATGGCCGCAGCCGCGTGA
- a CDS encoding DUF1127 domain-containing protein, translating to MLLSLIRMIQAFRDYQRNVAELSQLSDRELADIGLDRSDIPRVAAGQYQG from the coding sequence ATGCTGCTCTCGCTCATCCGCATGATCCAGGCCTTCCGGGACTATCAGCGCAATGTTGCCGAGCTGTCCCAGCTCAGCGATCGCGAACTGGCCGATATCGGCCTCGATCGCTCGGACATCCCGCGCGTTGCCGCCGGTCAGTATCAGGGCTGA
- a CDS encoding lytic murein transglycosylase, translating to MTSTISRLALAALALSASILSAQPAFAAVACGSGNFEAWLADFKTDAAAKGISQQAITAGLAGVTLDQNVINRDRSQKVFSQTFEEFSGRMVPPRLERGSNRMKQYGSVLSRIEQAYGVPGEVLVAIWGLETDYGVNTGKFATIRSLATLAYDCRRSEYFRAELLDALRIVQRGDLAAADMKGAWAGELGQTQFMPSSWMKYAIDFDGNGKRDLLHNVPDVLASTANYLVGYGWQKGKDWQPGSPNFEVLKQWNKSEVYSKTVAYFASQLARAP from the coding sequence ATGACCTCGACGATTTCTCGTCTCGCTCTCGCAGCCCTCGCTCTCTCCGCCTCAATCCTGTCAGCCCAGCCAGCGTTCGCCGCGGTTGCCTGCGGCTCGGGCAATTTCGAGGCCTGGCTTGCGGACTTCAAAACCGATGCGGCCGCCAAGGGCATCTCGCAGCAGGCGATCACGGCCGGGCTTGCCGGCGTGACGCTGGATCAGAACGTGATCAACCGCGACCGCTCGCAAAAGGTCTTCAGTCAGACCTTCGAAGAGTTTTCGGGTCGGATGGTGCCGCCCCGCTTGGAGCGCGGCTCCAACAGGATGAAGCAATACGGCTCAGTGCTGTCGCGTATCGAGCAGGCCTACGGCGTACCCGGCGAGGTGCTGGTCGCGATCTGGGGTCTGGAGACGGATTACGGCGTCAACACCGGCAAGTTCGCAACCATCCGCTCGCTGGCGACGCTGGCCTATGACTGCCGGCGCTCCGAGTACTTTCGCGCCGAGCTGTTGGACGCGCTGCGCATCGTCCAGCGCGGCGATCTCGCGGCTGCCGACATGAAGGGCGCCTGGGCCGGCGAACTCGGCCAGACCCAGTTCATGCCGTCGTCCTGGATGAAATACGCCATCGACTTCGATGGCAACGGCAAGCGCGACCTCCTGCACAATGTTCCCGACGTGCTGGCCTCCACCGCCAATTACCTCGTCGGCTATGGCTGGCAGAAGGGCAAGGATTGGCAGCCGGGCAGTCCGAATTTCGAGGTGCTCAAGCAGTGGAACAAGAGCGAGGTCTATTCCAAGACCGTCGCCTATTTCGCCAGCCAGCTTGCGCGCGCGCCCTGA